The following are encoded in a window of Bordetella genomosp. 10 genomic DNA:
- a CDS encoding carboxymuconolactone decarboxylase family protein, which yields MLNNWVEFLTKVRSAGRILAGANPPVVAAYRGLNEAQAGGKVLDAKTRELISLAVAVTTRCDGCIASHVEAARKAGVTQEELGEALGTAIALNAGAAYIYSARAMEAFEQFSRQ from the coding sequence ATGCTGAACAACTGGGTCGAATTCCTCACCAAGGTCCGGTCTGCCGGCCGCATATTGGCCGGCGCCAATCCCCCCGTGGTCGCCGCCTATCGGGGACTGAACGAAGCGCAGGCCGGCGGCAAGGTCCTGGACGCGAAGACGCGGGAGTTGATTTCCCTGGCGGTCGCCGTGACGACCCGTTGCGATGGCTGCATCGCTTCGCACGTGGAAGCTGCCCGCAAGGCGGGGGTCACGCAAGAGGAATTGGGCGAGGCGCTGGGCACCGCGATCGCACTGAACGCAGGCGCTGCCTATATCTACTCGGCAAGGGCCATGGAAGCCTTCGAACAATTCTCCAGGCAGTAG
- a CDS encoding ABC transporter substrate-binding protein — protein MTHRYGSPGGPAGLSRSGLSRRALLRAAGMAGAVAPLAMLGSRVLAADAAPRALRIAWSQTAVCQSPVSVALERGFFEQYGLKIERINFSGSTDQLLEAIATGHADGGIGMALRWLKPLEQGFDVKLAVGTHGGCMRLLTPADSPIQGVQDLKGKRVAVSDQASPVKNYFAIRAAQSGVDPDSVEWKQYPQDLFAEVLRKGEVDAIAGDDPQLFVYREDNHLRQVATNLDGAYADRTCCVLGLRGDLVRKDPETASAVARAIIAAQKWTAANPDETARIFAPYIPQKVPPERVAAILRTHTHGHASTGAALRAEIAGYAEDLKGIKVLSPNLDVQKYAKVVVPDVIG, from the coding sequence ATGACGCATCGGTATGGATCCCCCGGCGGGCCGGCTGGCCTGTCCCGTTCCGGGTTGTCGCGGCGCGCGCTGTTGCGGGCGGCGGGCATGGCGGGCGCGGTCGCGCCCCTGGCCATGCTGGGGTCGCGCGTGCTGGCCGCCGACGCCGCGCCGCGCGCCCTGCGTATCGCATGGAGCCAGACGGCGGTGTGCCAGTCGCCCGTTTCGGTGGCGCTTGAGCGCGGCTTCTTCGAGCAGTACGGGCTGAAGATAGAACGCATCAATTTCAGCGGCAGCACCGACCAATTGCTGGAAGCCATCGCCACCGGCCACGCCGACGGCGGCATCGGCATGGCCCTGCGCTGGCTCAAGCCGCTGGAGCAGGGCTTCGACGTCAAGCTGGCCGTGGGCACGCACGGCGGCTGCATGCGGCTGCTGACGCCCGCCGATTCGCCCATCCAGGGTGTCCAGGACCTGAAGGGCAAGCGCGTCGCGGTGTCGGACCAGGCCAGTCCGGTCAAGAACTACTTCGCCATCCGCGCGGCCCAGTCGGGCGTCGACCCGGACAGCGTGGAATGGAAGCAATATCCGCAGGACCTGTTCGCCGAAGTGCTGCGCAAGGGCGAGGTCGACGCCATCGCCGGCGACGATCCGCAGTTGTTCGTGTACCGCGAGGACAACCACTTGCGGCAGGTAGCGACCAATCTGGACGGCGCCTATGCGGATCGCACCTGCTGCGTGCTGGGCCTGCGCGGCGACTTGGTGCGCAAGGACCCGGAAACGGCGTCGGCCGTGGCGCGCGCGATCATCGCGGCGCAGAAGTGGACGGCGGCCAATCCCGACGAGACGGCCCGCATCTTCGCGCCCTACATTCCGCAGAAGGTGCCGCCGGAGCGCGTGGCGGCGATCCTGCGCACGCATACGCACGGCCATGCGTCCACGGGCGCCGCGCTGCGCGCGGAGATCGCCGGCTATGCGGAGGACTTGAAGGGCATCAAGGTGCTCAGCCCCAACCTCGATGTGCAGAAATACGCCAAGGTGGTGGTGCCCGATGTCATCGGCTGA
- a CDS encoding ABC transporter ATP-binding protein, which yields MVAETASPRERSDLSKVEALSARRVLTAVQGRSASAGEEDGFDAAPSGGARLAVRGVSHAFDLDGAALPVLDDIDLDIQPGEFVALLGPSGCGKSTLLRLVAGLETPRQGVIEADGERVARPDPSRILVFQDPTLYPWRTVRDNVALGLQARGLLARQGARIDDALQRVGLARFGSAYPHQLSGGMAQRAALARALVNDPRILILDEPLGKLDSLTRLAMQSELVDLWQRSGVTALLVTHDVEEALFLATRIVVLSDRPARIKDELVNDLPYPRHRGDPRIADLRRRALSLLGLDATW from the coding sequence ATGGTAGCGGAGACGGCGTCGCCGCGGGAACGGTCCGATCTGTCGAAGGTCGAGGCATTGTCCGCCAGGCGGGTGTTGACGGCGGTGCAGGGGCGTAGCGCATCCGCCGGCGAGGAAGATGGATTCGACGCCGCGCCGTCCGGCGGCGCGCGCCTGGCGGTGCGCGGCGTGAGCCACGCCTTCGATCTGGACGGGGCGGCGCTGCCGGTGCTGGACGATATCGACCTGGATATCCAGCCCGGCGAGTTCGTGGCGCTGCTGGGGCCCAGCGGCTGCGGCAAGAGCACCTTGCTGCGTTTGGTCGCCGGCCTGGAGACGCCCCGGCAGGGCGTCATCGAGGCCGACGGCGAGCGCGTCGCGCGGCCGGACCCAAGCCGCATCCTGGTGTTCCAGGATCCCACGCTCTATCCCTGGCGCACCGTGCGCGACAACGTGGCGCTGGGCCTGCAGGCACGCGGGCTGCTTGCGCGGCAGGGCGCGCGCATCGACGACGCCTTGCAGCGCGTGGGACTGGCGCGCTTCGGCTCGGCCTATCCGCACCAGTTGTCGGGCGGCATGGCGCAGCGGGCCGCGCTGGCGCGGGCGCTGGTGAACGATCCGCGCATCCTCATCCTCGACGAACCGCTGGGCAAGCTGGATTCGCTGACGCGGCTGGCGATGCAGTCCGAACTGGTGGACCTGTGGCAGCGTTCGGGGGTGACCGCGCTGCTGGTGACGCACGACGTCGAGGAGGCCTTGTTCCTGGCGACACGCATCGTCGTCCTGAGCGACCGGCCGGCGCGGATCAAGGACGAGTTGGTCAACGACCTGCCGTATCCGCGCCATCGCGGGGACCCGCGCATCGCCGACTTGCGCCGTCGCGCTTTATCTCTGCTGGGACTGGATGCGACATGGTAG
- a CDS encoding putative sulfate exporter family transporter, which yields MGSNATLADKPQGIGEDWLAVWLGLIVVALAIASWAGPDLLGWAVTTRVWTDAAQALAPATPAYASLGGVLSLVLTWLALLAVLGIGARFLRADVKRFAVAFTVVFWLAYLGWIVGSVAWLAVNTPADAQKFGIGWSLKLTNEGGYIVALLAGLVISNFFPRLADWLREAIRPELYIKTAIVILGAFIAVTAAERGSFALSLVLRGLAAIVEAYLIYWAVVYFVARKWFGFTREWAAPLASGISICGVAAAISTGGAIRARPLVPVVVSSLVVVFAVVELLILPFLAQHFLWREPLVAASWIGLAIKTDGAAVAGGGITESLILAKAAAEGIHYQPGWILGTTATIKVFIDLFIGIWAFLLAWIWTRHINPQEPDKARSGEIWLRFPKFILGYAASFAIVLALALAAGPQSLAKLKGAINEANNFRVIFFILTFFAIGVLANFRKLWREGLGKLAAVYVLTLFGFVVWVGLLISWIFFSGVKPPLA from the coding sequence ATGGGTTCGAATGCAACGCTCGCCGACAAGCCGCAAGGCATAGGCGAAGACTGGCTGGCCGTATGGCTGGGATTGATCGTCGTGGCATTGGCCATCGCCAGTTGGGCCGGGCCCGACTTGCTGGGATGGGCGGTGACCACCCGCGTCTGGACCGACGCCGCGCAGGCGCTGGCGCCCGCCACGCCCGCCTATGCGTCGCTAGGGGGGGTGCTGTCCCTGGTGCTGACCTGGCTGGCGCTGCTGGCGGTGCTGGGCATCGGCGCGCGCTTCCTGCGCGCCGACGTCAAGCGCTTCGCGGTCGCGTTCACGGTGGTGTTCTGGCTGGCCTACCTTGGCTGGATCGTCGGCAGCGTGGCCTGGCTCGCCGTCAACACGCCGGCGGACGCGCAGAAGTTCGGCATCGGCTGGTCGCTGAAGCTGACCAACGAAGGGGGCTATATCGTGGCCCTGCTGGCGGGCCTGGTCATCAGCAACTTCTTTCCGCGGCTGGCGGATTGGCTGCGCGAGGCCATACGCCCCGAACTCTATATCAAGACGGCCATCGTCATCCTGGGCGCTTTCATCGCCGTGACGGCGGCCGAGCGCGGCAGCTTCGCGCTGTCGCTGGTGTTGCGCGGCCTGGCCGCCATCGTCGAGGCCTACCTGATCTATTGGGCGGTGGTGTATTTCGTCGCCCGGAAATGGTTCGGCTTCACCCGGGAATGGGCCGCGCCCCTGGCCTCCGGCATCTCGATCTGCGGCGTGGCGGCGGCGATTTCCACCGGCGGCGCGATACGCGCGCGGCCGCTGGTGCCCGTGGTGGTGTCCTCGCTGGTCGTGGTGTTCGCCGTGGTGGAGTTGCTGATCCTGCCTTTCCTGGCGCAGCACTTCCTGTGGCGGGAGCCCCTGGTCGCGGCGTCCTGGATAGGCCTGGCGATCAAGACCGACGGCGCCGCCGTGGCCGGCGGCGGCATCACGGAGTCCCTGATCCTGGCCAAGGCCGCCGCCGAGGGCATCCATTACCAGCCGGGCTGGATCCTCGGCACGACCGCGACGATCAAGGTCTTCATCGATCTCTTCATCGGCATCTGGGCCTTCCTGCTGGCGTGGATATGGACCCGGCACATCAATCCGCAGGAGCCGGACAAGGCGCGTTCGGGGGAGATCTGGCTGCGCTTTCCGAAGTTCATCCTCGGCTACGCGGCCAGCTTCGCGATCGTCCTGGCGCTGGCGCTCGCGGCCGGGCCGCAGTCCCTGGCCAAGCTCAAGGGCGCGATCAACGAGGCCAACAACTTCCGCGTGATCTTCTTCATCCTGACCTTCTTCGCGATCGGCGTGCTGGCGAATTTCCGCAAGCTGTGGCGCGAAGGCCTGGGCAAGCTCGCGGCGGTCTACGTGCTGACCCTGTTCGGTTTCGTGGTCTGGGTGGGATTGCTCATTTCCTGGATCTTCTTTTCCGGCGTCAAGCCGCCCCTGGCTTGA
- a CDS encoding tripartite tricarboxylate transporter substrate binding protein produces MLLRFGFLAAAAMVMMAAHAEQPAAGSHFPDRPLRLIVGYTPGGGVDIMARLIQQPMSEALGQTVVVENRPGASQNIGAQYVAHSPADGYTLFTSSSALAVNISLFPKLDYDPVKDFTPIALFAQSPNVLVVRSGLDVNSVADLIAYEKHRKSAGNFSSSGPGSTQHLCGELFNLRTGLKVMHIPYKGTAPSVSAVMSGEVDYTFMNIPSAKGLIASHQLKALAVTSGKRSPLLPDVPTMAEAGVPDMDVQAWYGILGPANMPPDVVKRLNSVIVQAVKQPAFQEKLLSMGADPISGSPQMFQKFLAQDIQRWAGVVHAAKIKLQ; encoded by the coding sequence ATGCTTTTACGATTCGGGTTCCTAGCCGCGGCGGCGATGGTCATGATGGCGGCACACGCGGAACAGCCCGCCGCCGGGAGCCATTTTCCCGATCGCCCCCTGCGCCTGATCGTCGGCTATACGCCCGGCGGCGGGGTGGACATCATGGCGCGCCTGATACAGCAGCCCATGTCCGAGGCGCTGGGCCAGACTGTCGTGGTGGAGAACCGGCCAGGCGCCAGCCAGAACATCGGCGCCCAATACGTAGCGCACTCGCCGGCGGACGGTTATACGCTGTTCACGAGCTCCTCCGCGCTGGCCGTGAATATCAGCCTCTTTCCCAAGCTGGACTACGATCCGGTGAAGGACTTCACGCCCATCGCCTTGTTCGCGCAGAGCCCGAACGTGCTGGTCGTGCGTAGCGGCCTGGACGTCAATTCCGTGGCCGACCTCATCGCCTATGAGAAGCATCGGAAAAGCGCCGGCAATTTCTCCTCGTCCGGCCCGGGTAGCACGCAGCATCTGTGCGGCGAGCTGTTCAACCTGCGGACCGGCCTGAAGGTCATGCATATTCCCTACAAGGGGACCGCGCCGTCCGTCAGCGCGGTGATGAGCGGCGAAGTCGATTACACGTTCATGAACATTCCCAGCGCCAAGGGCTTGATCGCCTCGCACCAGTTGAAGGCATTGGCGGTGACCAGCGGCAAACGGTCGCCCCTGCTGCCGGACGTCCCCACGATGGCCGAGGCGGGCGTCCCCGACATGGACGTACAAGCCTGGTACGGCATCCTGGGGCCGGCGAACATGCCACCTGACGTGGTGAAGCGGTTGAATTCCGTGATCGTGCAAGCGGTGAAGCAGCCGGCATTCCAGGAAAAGCTGCTTTCGATGGGCGCCGATCCCATCAGCGGCTCCCCGCAGATGTTCCAGAAATTCCTGGCGCAGGATATCCAGCGCTGGGCCGGCGTGGTGCATGCCGCCAAAATCAAGCTTCAATAG
- a CDS encoding c-type cytochrome produces the protein MVGAGQARVPRLTAWDVVRRGWLPAAILLLFLVAANSLVAWLDLPAPRLPGLQLPWPFAWRYDADLPVSPYVWRKLALAAAMVAAAALLAGWGLWRRRGRWAMLAAGALLLVNAPWPRPALYLAPAVPSSFDRSGLPYTPASLLQGRLAYQAQCAACHGEAADGQGPRAASLPTWPSSLGQPLFQNRLEGEIYWRILHHPGVSISGDAADAWRMVDYLRALAYGASGGAGMPAVPAPDISLSCRGRGRVPLSALRGLPVRIVAHGPATAQDERDDPRVVTVVLTRGAALDAECASADVEAWDAYAFLAGATPDTLAGAQFLVDRQGWLRARHAGGDAPAWTSGDNVCGPGGRLHVAVAVQGLDQILKAMDASPIPPDRDRRG, from the coding sequence ATGGTAGGAGCAGGCCAGGCGCGCGTTCCACGCCTGACGGCATGGGACGTCGTCAGGCGAGGGTGGTTGCCGGCGGCGATACTGTTGCTCTTCCTCGTCGCGGCAAACTCGCTGGTCGCATGGCTGGACCTGCCGGCGCCGCGGCTGCCGGGCTTGCAATTGCCCTGGCCTTTCGCCTGGCGCTACGACGCCGACCTGCCCGTCAGCCCATACGTCTGGCGCAAGCTGGCATTGGCGGCGGCGATGGTCGCGGCGGCGGCGTTGCTGGCGGGATGGGGGCTGTGGCGCCGGCGCGGGCGTTGGGCCATGCTGGCCGCGGGGGCGCTGCTGCTGGTGAACGCGCCATGGCCGCGCCCCGCGCTTTACCTGGCGCCTGCGGTGCCCAGTTCCTTCGATCGGTCCGGTCTTCCCTATACCCCCGCCAGCCTGTTGCAGGGCAGGCTGGCGTATCAAGCGCAATGCGCGGCGTGCCATGGCGAGGCGGCCGACGGCCAGGGACCGCGCGCGGCATCGCTGCCCACATGGCCCAGCTCGCTGGGGCAGCCCCTGTTCCAGAACCGGCTGGAAGGGGAAATCTACTGGCGCATCCTTCATCATCCGGGCGTATCCATCAGCGGCGATGCCGCCGATGCATGGCGGATGGTCGACTACCTGCGCGCGCTTGCCTACGGCGCCAGCGGTGGCGCGGGCATGCCGGCGGTCCCCGCGCCCGACATCTCCCTGTCCTGCCGCGGACGCGGGCGCGTGCCGCTGTCGGCGCTGCGCGGCCTGCCCGTGCGCATCGTCGCGCATGGCCCGGCCACCGCGCAGGATGAACGCGACGATCCGCGCGTGGTCACGGTGGTCCTGACGCGAGGCGCCGCGCTCGACGCCGAATGCGCGAGCGCGGACGTCGAGGCTTGGGACGCCTACGCCTTCCTGGCCGGCGCCACTCCGGACACCCTGGCGGGCGCGCAATTCCTCGTCGACCGGCAAGGCTGGCTGCGGGCCCGCCATGCCGGCGGCGATGCGCCGGCATGGACCAGCGGCGACAATGTCTGCGGCCCCGGCGGCCGCCTGCACGTCGCCGTGGCCGTGCAAGGGCTGGACCAGATACTCAAGGCCATGGACGCGAGTCCGATTCCACCCGACCGCGACCGGCGCGGATAA
- a CDS encoding ABC transporter permease, translating into MSSADTTLADAGAAAPAGRPARLWTTGLAAGLLWSAVGVLTLSWPNQEVGFKSWGYTREFGLAALAGGVALALAAVSGVAYRSWPVARKLHRAGPWLVLLAVLVGIWEAVTAKLALLPSPFFAPPQSLIEIYVGDWKRLLDSLLNSLWLLANGYVLGAVSGFVTGVAIGWSRGLGYWVHPVLRFLGPVPSTALLPMAFFFFPSSWAAAVFLIALATWFPVTVLTWSGVASVNRAFYDVARTLGANARFLIFRVAIPAALPHVFVGLFMGLGASFSVLVAAEMMGVKSGLGFYLSWAQGWASYANMYGALIVMALTFSGLITLLFAVRDRLLAWQKGVVKW; encoded by the coding sequence ATGTCATCGGCTGACACCACCCTGGCCGACGCCGGCGCCGCCGCGCCGGCGGGACGGCCCGCGCGCCTGTGGACGACGGGGTTGGCCGCGGGCCTGCTGTGGAGCGCGGTGGGCGTGCTGACCTTGTCGTGGCCCAACCAGGAGGTCGGCTTCAAGTCGTGGGGCTATACGCGCGAGTTCGGCCTTGCCGCGCTGGCGGGCGGCGTGGCGCTGGCCCTGGCCGCCGTCAGCGGCGTGGCGTACCGGTCGTGGCCGGTCGCGCGCAAGCTGCATCGGGCCGGTCCCTGGCTGGTGCTGCTGGCGGTGCTGGTCGGCATATGGGAGGCGGTCACGGCCAAGCTGGCCTTGCTGCCCAGCCCCTTCTTCGCGCCGCCGCAGTCCTTGATCGAAATCTATGTCGGGGATTGGAAGCGCTTGCTGGACAGCCTGCTCAATTCCTTGTGGCTGCTGGCCAATGGCTATGTGCTGGGCGCCGTCAGCGGCTTCGTCACCGGCGTGGCGATAGGCTGGTCGCGCGGACTGGGCTACTGGGTCCATCCCGTGCTGCGCTTTCTCGGTCCGGTGCCGTCGACGGCCTTGCTGCCGATGGCGTTTTTCTTCTTTCCGTCGAGCTGGGCCGCGGCCGTGTTCCTGATCGCGTTGGCGACCTGGTTTCCCGTCACGGTATTGACGTGGTCGGGCGTGGCCAGCGTCAACCGCGCGTTCTACGACGTGGCGCGGACGCTGGGCGCCAACGCGCGCTTCCTGATCTTCCGAGTGGCCATCCCCGCCGCCTTGCCGCACGTGTTCGTGGGGCTGTTCATGGGCCTGGGCGCTTCGTTCTCGGTGCTGGTGGCGGCGGAGATGATGGGCGTGAAGTCCGGGCTGGGCTTCTATCTGTCCTGGGCCCAGGGCTGGGCGTCCTACGCCAATATGTACGGCGCGCTGATCGTGATGGCGCTGACGTTTTCGGGCTTGATCACGCTGCTGTTCGCGGTGCGCGACCGCCTGCTGGCGTGGCAGAAGGGAGTCGTGAAATGGTAG